Proteins co-encoded in one Thermoanaerobaculia bacterium genomic window:
- a CDS encoding BON domain-containing protein, whose translation MTKTHRVPTALAALLLLVGLAACKTTSSPHRQVDDSAIKASVKAKLAADVRLSTLTNVEVNSTDGIVTLAGKVRSEEERRMAGEVARSVDGVVRVDNNLQVEGR comes from the coding sequence ATGACAAAGACGCACCGGGTACCCACCGCTCTCGCCGCTCTGCTGCTGCTCGTCGGCCTCGCCGCGTGCAAGACGACTTCGTCGCCGCACCGCCAGGTCGACGACTCCGCGATCAAGGCCTCCGTCAAGGCGAAGCTCGCCGCCGACGTGCGGCTCTCGACGCTGACCAACGTCGAGGTCAACTCGACCGACGGCATCGTGACGCTCGCCGGAAAGGTCCGCAGCGAAGAAGAACGGCGAATGGCGGGCGAAGTGGCACGTTCCGTGGACGGAGTCGTCCGCGTGGACAACAACCTGCAGGTGGAAGGACGTTAG